The following are encoded together in the Bradymonas sediminis genome:
- a CDS encoding NAD(P)H-hydrate dehydratase yields MKLVTPEQMREMDRRTIEDVGLPGMLLMERAALGAVRVALRTIEDAVGSRIAPASASRPRSIGILCGGGNNGGDGFAMARLLAEHHYTPAIVLLSPAASLPPDAALNLQIAQTLGLELHDLSAVAPEDIHARLEQIRDAHLLKGDLVAWCDALLGTGLDRAPQGRYAQAVAFLNAEYARDYPRIIAVDIPTGLNAATGQVLGEAVQAHATATFGCAKIGQMLYPGRALCGALEVVEIGIPPTIADQVGYAGCALNAGWAKHRIAPRPRDTHKGLSGKVLLLAGSEDTTGAALLAARGALRSGAGLLTVGTHADVIPRIAQAIPDAMATRMLAHVPDGNCEERLRERSEMLDAIGIGPGIGTSDGSMQQLNALLDSEAPYVVIDADALTVLAKASDYEHVRAFSLPDPAGQPRVVLTPHPAEMARLSRCRMSDILAAPVQKAQELAQITGAIVVLKLASTIVAAPDGELAFNQSGGPGMATGGTGDVLTGVITARLAETHATGAATRIFDVVCLAVYAHGLAGERAAAELGVRGMSAADLALQLPRVWKDLE; encoded by the coding sequence ATGAAACTCGTCACGCCTGAACAAATGCGCGAGATGGACCGGCGCACCATCGAAGATGTCGGCCTGCCCGGCATGCTCTTGATGGAGCGCGCCGCCCTCGGCGCGGTGCGCGTCGCGCTGCGCACCATCGAAGACGCGGTCGGCTCGCGCATCGCGCCCGCCTCGGCGAGCCGCCCGCGCAGCATCGGCATCTTATGCGGCGGCGGCAATAACGGCGGCGACGGCTTTGCCATGGCGCGCCTGCTCGCCGAGCATCACTACACGCCCGCCATCGTGCTGCTCAGCCCCGCCGCCTCCCTGCCCCCGGATGCCGCGCTAAACCTCCAGATCGCCCAGACCTTGGGCCTGGAGCTGCACGACTTGAGCGCGGTCGCGCCCGAGGACATCCACGCGCGCCTTGAACAAATACGCGACGCGCACCTGCTCAAAGGCGACCTGGTCGCCTGGTGCGACGCGCTCCTGGGCACCGGGCTGGACCGGGCGCCGCAGGGTCGCTACGCCCAGGCGGTCGCGTTCCTCAACGCCGAATACGCCCGCGACTATCCGCGCATCATCGCCGTCGATATCCCCACCGGCCTCAACGCTGCGACCGGACAAGTGCTGGGCGAGGCGGTCCAGGCGCACGCGACCGCGACCTTTGGCTGCGCCAAGATCGGCCAAATGCTCTACCCCGGACGCGCGCTCTGCGGCGCCCTGGAGGTCGTCGAGATCGGCATCCCCCCAACCATCGCCGACCAGGTCGGCTACGCCGGATGCGCGCTGAACGCCGGCTGGGCCAAACACCGCATCGCGCCGCGCCCGCGCGACACCCACAAGGGCTTAAGCGGCAAGGTTCTGCTGCTCGCCGGCAGCGAAGACACGACCGGCGCGGCGCTGCTTGCCGCCCGAGGCGCGCTTCGCTCGGGCGCGGGACTTCTGACCGTGGGCACCCACGCCGATGTCATCCCGCGCATCGCCCAGGCCATCCCGGACGCGATGGCCACCCGCATGCTCGCCCACGTGCCGGACGGAAATTGCGAGGAGCGCCTGCGCGAGCGCTCCGAGATGCTCGACGCCATCGGCATCGGCCCGGGCATCGGCACCTCCGACGGCAGCATGCAGCAGCTCAACGCGCTGCTCGACAGCGAAGCGCCCTACGTCGTCATCGACGCCGACGCGCTGACGGTCCTGGCCAAGGCCTCCGACTATGAACACGTGCGCGCCTTCTCGCTGCCCGACCCTGCGGGTCAACCGCGAGTCGTCCTCACGCCCCACCCGGCCGAGATGGCCCGCCTGAGCCGCTGTCGCATGAGCGATATCCTCGCCGCACCGGTCCAAAAGGCCCAGGAATTGGCCCAAATAACCGGCGCGATCGTCGTTCTCAAATTGGCGAGCACCATCGTGGCGGCCCCCGACGGCGAATTGGCGTTTAACCAGAGCGGCGGCCCGGGCATGGCCACCGGCGGCACCGGCGACGTGCTCACCGGCGTCATCACCGCGCGCCTGGCCGAAACCCACGCCACCGGCGCGGCCACGCGCATCTTCGACGTCGTATGCCTGGCCGTTTACGCCCACGGATTGGCCGGCGAGCGCGCCGCGGCCGAGTTGGGCGTGCGTGGCATGAGCGCAGCTGACCTGGCCCTGCAATTGCCCCGCGTGTGGAAAGATCTGGAATGA
- a CDS encoding pyridoxine 5'-phosphate synthase, whose product MPSIRPRLGVNVDHIATIRQARGTLYPDPVFAASLAELAGADQITVHLREDRRHIQDRDVEILRRTVTTRLNLEMAATEEMLKIALDIRPDMITLVPEKREEQTTEGGLSVVDNHKRLAEYIERVRETGAHISLFIDPDLAQIEASADIGAEIVEIHTGDFCMAAAEFTNTKVSYEYDRDEELNKLIVGARKAAQLGMTVAAGHGIDYKNVLDIAAIPEFEEFNIGHAIVARASLVGFERAVREMIDAMQLGRNQGTPDETRHA is encoded by the coding sequence ATGCCAAGCATTCGGCCGCGTCTCGGTGTTAATGTTGATCATATCGCAACCATCCGTCAGGCGCGTGGCACGCTTTATCCCGACCCGGTTTTCGCCGCGTCGCTGGCCGAGCTGGCCGGCGCCGACCAGATTACCGTCCACCTGCGCGAAGACCGCCGTCATATCCAGGACCGCGACGTCGAGATCCTCCGGCGCACCGTCACCACTCGGCTGAACCTCGAGATGGCGGCCACCGAAGAGATGCTCAAGATCGCCCTGGATATCCGCCCGGATATGATCACCCTGGTCCCCGAAAAGCGCGAAGAGCAGACCACCGAGGGTGGGCTGTCGGTCGTCGACAATCACAAGCGACTGGCTGAGTATATCGAGCGGGTGCGCGAGACCGGCGCCCATATCAGCCTCTTCATCGACCCGGACCTCGCCCAGATCGAGGCGAGCGCCGACATCGGCGCCGAGATCGTCGAGATTCACACCGGCGACTTCTGCATGGCCGCCGCCGAGTTCACCAATACGAAGGTGAGCTACGAATACGACCGCGATGAAGAGCTCAATAAGCTCATCGTCGGCGCGCGCAAGGCGGCCCAATTGGGCATGACGGTCGCCGCCGGCCACGGCATCGACTATAAAAACGTCCTGGATATCGCGGCGATTCCGGAGTTCGAGGAGTTCAATATCGGCCACGCCATCGTCGCGCGCGCCTCATTGGTCGGCTTCGAGCGCGCGGTGCGCGAGATGATCGACGCGATGCAATTAGGACGAAATCAAGGAACCCCCGATGAAACTCGTCACGCCTGA